One genomic segment of Pseudomonas chlororaphis subsp. aurantiaca includes these proteins:
- a CDS encoding ABC transporter six-transmembrane domain-containing protein — protein MPAVTPQVLIDESKKIGQQSASQTLKAIARAYPGKLFCTLSLVALENALLLAYPLFAGFAVDSIIRGDAGSALVYALVVLGFWVVGAARRAVDTRTFTRIYADLAVPVILNQRLQNQSTSTAAARVVLAREFVDFFEKHVPTIATALVSIVGAAVMLLVIEPWVGLACLVALLLCITLLPRFARRNQELHERLNDRLEKEIGLVAKVGATSLQRHYRLLSRLRIWLSDREAAAYLLLGSAAALLFVIAISQLALTEGVKAGHVYAVMTYLWTFVSSLDEAPTMVDQLARLRDIGKRVDPGLGEKAEG, from the coding sequence ATGCCAGCCGTTACCCCGCAAGTCCTGATCGATGAAAGCAAAAAAATCGGCCAGCAATCCGCCAGCCAGACCCTGAAAGCCATCGCCCGCGCCTACCCCGGCAAGCTGTTCTGCACCTTGTCGCTGGTGGCGCTGGAGAACGCGCTACTGCTGGCCTACCCGCTGTTTGCCGGGTTCGCTGTGGACTCGATCATTCGCGGCGACGCCGGCAGTGCCCTGGTCTATGCGCTGGTGGTGCTGGGGTTCTGGGTGGTCGGGGCTGCGCGGCGGGCGGTGGATACCCGCACCTTCACGCGGATCTACGCCGACCTGGCGGTGCCGGTGATCCTCAACCAGCGCCTGCAGAACCAGAGCACCTCCACCGCCGCGGCGCGGGTGGTGCTGGCCCGGGAGTTCGTCGACTTCTTCGAGAAACATGTACCGACCATCGCCACCGCGCTGGTCTCGATTGTCGGCGCGGCAGTGATGCTACTGGTGATCGAACCCTGGGTCGGCCTGGCCTGCCTGGTGGCCTTGCTGCTGTGCATCACCCTGCTGCCGCGCTTTGCCCGGCGCAATCAGGAACTGCATGAGCGCCTCAACGACCGGCTGGAAAAGGAAATCGGCCTGGTGGCCAAGGTCGGGGCCACGTCCCTGCAACGGCACTACCGGCTACTGTCGCGGCTGCGGATCTGGCTGTCGGACCGCGAGGCGGCGGCCTATCTGCTGCTCGGCTCGGCGGCCGCGCTGCTGTTCGTGATCGCCATCAGCCAGTTGGCCCTGACCGAGGGGGTCAAGGCCGGGCATGTGTATGCGGTGATGACCTATCTGTGGACCTTTGTCAGCAGCCTGGATGAAGCACCGACCATGGTCGATCAACTGGCGCGCCTGCGGGATATCGGCAAGCGGGTGGACCCTGGGTTGGGGGAGAAGGCCGAGGGATAA